The stretch of DNA taaagatTACTAAGATTATTAAAGATTATTAAAGATTAGAAATTAAGATAAACTCATTTAAATGTTCATCGGCTGATTAATGTTCTgatcattttccttttgtctctACATCGTCCTGTCATGTAATAAAAAatctgtcctgctgaattttgACCAGTCTGGAATATAAGTGATGCTTTAAAACTGAATATAATGACAGTTTTGGCTTTTATAGAATCTCAACTATAAAACTTAGCAGTAAGAAGTCCGGCTGAGTggttctccttcctccttccttccttccttccttccttccttccctccttccctccttccttctgtcCTGCTCACTTGTTTGACCTGTTAAGAGCATCAGTGCcgttttcctctttcctcagtcatctggctcattttctgtttgtggttCTTGGTTCACTTCCATAAACTTTATTAATTGTCTCCTCAAGTTTGAGTAATTATCGTGATATGTATTATGAATTATTAGAATTTCAGAGAGTCGTGGCAGTTTTTCCTCCTGATGACTCTGAAGgtgctgctgatgttttgaAGTTGATTCTCGTTCCGCTTTATCGATACAAACCAGGTCAGATCCCAAACTGATAAAATTTATAACTTTCCAGGAATTCGATCACAACAATCAAAGCTGATTCAGCCAGTCACCCGCCATATTTGCGCGCCCTCGCAATTTTACCACAAATTTGACCAATCGGGTCAGTCCGCAGGAGAATGAGCAGCCAATGAGAAGTTTCAAACCAAGTCAGAGCTCCAACCTTTCAAGGTGACTTCTGGCTCCAATAGACAAACAAACGAAGACACACTGTGGTCTGTAGCGCAGCAGCCAACAGGaaacatttctgattgattCTGCGTACAACTTCATTTTTCTCCCCCATTCAAATCAGGGACACCTTCAAGGTCGCcctattttcttttgtctgtgactcaaatggtgtgtgtttatgtttgtgtttgtgcacaggAGTTAATGAGTGGAAGAGGGAAATTGAAATTATTATGTCGAGAGTAGACCAAAGTTGGGAATGTCAGCAGATAAAAGGAAAATTGCTGCCAGTGTTCCAAAATGTTCTCAGTGCCTGATTTTAATACGCAAATAAATCATGTTCTGGTGAGAACTGTTGACACATTTAGAACTAACTCGTGCAGCTGGTCTCTCAGATGACCACTAGATGGCGTCATGTGTTGGTTTTAAGATCTGGACGGTTGGAAATagaacagcagtttgttttaatCGTCTGGATTTTGTCTTGCTTCACGTTCACAGGACTGATTTCTGCACCGGCCTCGTAggatttcattacatttgagcCGGCAAACTGTAAGATACAGAGTTCAGACATCAGCAGGATCAAACATCTGaatatcagctgtgtgtgtgtttaatcatttcatgatttcatttatttctgacagTCTGTGATTCACTGCGGAGGAGAGAAACATGTACAAGATGTCAgtgagtgggaaaaaaaaaaaaaaaactcagtgtTTGGGTGGTGATATATATTTCTCAAGGTTtacaaataactttttaaatgtgGCAATAATACATTACACATTATTTCcagagagcaaaataaatatattgcacttaaaaaaaaaaaaaaaaatcaaaacacaatctCTTCGGTGTCAGATTATGGCAtagaaaacatcaaaatgacaaaaacagattcTTTTGTGTACATCTGGTTCGAAGGGAAGAAAGGCGGAAATCAACTCTCAGTTCAGGCTGTACATCAGaacattttgattaaaattcCTCCATAAACGTGAAATATAAAGAACTACGAAGTCCGAACGTTTggacttaaaatgaaaacaaatcaaaccagGACGTTTACAGTGTGTCGTGTATCCAGttcatttgtcagttttatacatttgtttgtatttctgcctCCCAGGACGGCCAATAAAAGCATCATACACGTCTCACATTGACAAAACCGCTGCAGCTTTCATGATATGACAACATTTTGtgcacaaatacaacaaaactcAAAACTACTGAACCAGGAATTTTGTtattcatcataaaaaaaaaacatctgaacagTTGGCTTCAAATTTTCAAGGAATTATCATCTGACTCAAACCAACAGGAGACGACAGTCGAGGAAATTCAATCAGTACGAGACACAAATAGTTGTGTTGGAAACAGCTTGAACAAATCCATTTAAAAATCCAGAACAAACATCAGCCAATGCTGACTTTTCACAGATTTGATGAGCATCATTAACTCTCATGGcttcaatgaaatgaaacaaagtcaGTAAATCAGCTAACTGATCTATTGATCCTTTTAATCAAAATGAGTTCACTGGTGTCAGCTTCTTAAATGTGAGTGCAGTTTACAGACATCCATGACAGtaaatattgttattgttttacatgatcacactgagctgtggGAAGTTCTGATGGCAAATCACAGAACGAATTCAACTgatcaatattaatatttatttcagctggaaaatgtaGTATAGTCTGACACGGTCATAAattctgctgtggaaaaatggTTTTACATTATTTTGGCCATAAGGTGATATTCTGGGTTCTTGTCGAAATGAGCTtctgaactgaaaacaaatcttcatcataaaatgaagcacaaaaacagcagcaggtactTTCACctgtgctgcttgtgtgtgAGCTTCCAGCGttttaaatgaagcagcagGGAGCCATTATTTCCAGGTGTGGACGTCCTGTCGGCAGGCGCCATGAATCACACCGCCGACATGGACGCTGCTGCCGTCTGAgattaaagtgaaacaaaaaaagatctGACATAGAAGAGATTATAATCCAAACTGCCTGACTGGGGGACATTTATTGCCACACTCcaacaatgaatgaaaataagattATTTTTGCTCATAAAGTGATAAAGTGAAGGCGGCTCTGTGGATTACTTGGATGTTGTTAGCAGGGACGACTCACAGCTACTATCTGGTCTGTCACATGTTGAACACACGTTTCACTTGAGACAGTATCATCTAAACTTGTGGCTAATATGCTAACTGTGGGTTAGCCACAGGGGAGGTAAAATGAAGGTTTCTGGATTCACGCTGCCGTTTAAGCTTTAATTCCTTCTGAAGTGTCAGGACTGTCTAGACGGTTTGCTGCCGGATTTTCATGACTTCCACAACGTTGGACCTCAGACAGACAAACGGTGAAATTATTCTGACCCCGTGTGTAAATCCACAGACTCCGTTCAGATTGATCCTTCTGCAGATGTTTGCTGGTTTGACAGAGCCTTTGCAGGTGATCGTACTCATCCCATAAATATTCTGTAGAAAGTTTACCCAGTGTGTTCGTCTACTGCCGTCAGCATGCGTCCTATgattaacttttcttttttttgtactctACAGTGAGAAATTTCCTAGGAGTAAATGTAGCGTTTTCATCTTTGTACAATGCATTTCAACGTTATGTTGTCGACATTATTTTCGTGGAGTTGTAACGCTGTACTGTACATATGGCTGGTTTTctagaaaacacagaaaagctgaGATGGCCGTTCCGCCTCTCTGATATGCTGAAATGTTCACAGACTCACAGTCAGCCTCGCTGTCCatcagatgagtctgtttaggCTGCACTGCTGAAGGATCACACAAAAACCTGCCATCTTTAAAGCTTCGgtggagaccaggagagacTGTTGGATCTTTAGAGGAAGACAATGTCTTCTAAATATTGTGAAAATGAGTTTAAGTTGAGGATCCTCTGTTCTTCAAGGGCCAAGATCAGACATGCTCCCTTTATCGTCTTGCATTAGTCTTTGTAGTTTCTACAATGTCACAAAACAGCCTGTAGACTGCACGGCGTTTCCGCAGGTCCAGGGTCTTTCAGCCTGTCTTTTTTTATCCTCTTCATGTTGTCACGACCACCTCGACCGCAGAGGGGAATATTTACAAAGACCAGAGGGAACGATACAAACTGGATGAGGAGTGATGAGCCGGCGTGGACGGATAACTTGTCGCACTGAATCGAGAGGGAGCGTTTAGGTGAGGCTCGGCTGTCTCCTCCGCAGGACGGAGTCATACGAAGGGCGTCATGACCGTGGAGGAGTGGCGCAGTCCCTGGATGGCGGCGTAGGGCCCCTGCTGGAAGTAGTGGTGGTAGCGGGGCATGTGGAAGGACGGGAATGACGGCCCGCTGCCCTGCATGGTTCCAGCCAGAGCGGTGGGCGTCAGCGGCATGCCCAGCCGGCTGTAGGGGGGCAGGGAGCCCTGGATTGGGTGGGGGAGGGAGGCGGTGCCGGTACCCATGGCGGACAGGGACTGTGGGTGTTGGAAGCCAGAGAAACCCGAGGTGGTGGAGACCCAGGAGCTCAGAGAGAGGTTGTCTGAGGCGGTGAACGCTGAGCCTGCAGGAGACACGAGGGAGATGTGAATATTAGGAGATAATATAAATAATCCTCCTGAGGACACTTAGCTAAAAACTGCAGTGTCCAGCTGTTTGAATTAACTTTTTATTTGTAAGAAAAATGTACATTatatatgaatgtttttatgaatttttcaGTTTATGTTGGTCTTTTTGTGGGATGTTTTATGTCCTGCGTCTGTGCTGACAGCAtctgttctgctctgtgtgtgtctgtgcgtacATGGCTCGCTCACCTCTGCTGTGTGTGGAGTGTCCGTCCTCGCCCAGGTTCTCCTCATCGCCCGTGTAGGTCCGGATGGGCGACCGGGCATACGAGTGCTTGTGGATCAGATTCTCAACACTTTCCCTGCAGCAAAAGCCGAAGAGAGAGCCCCAAAATAAATCTCTATTTTCACCACCACGTCAAATGAGCTCAAACTAAatccaaacaacacaacactcttTCTTGTGAAGGTTTTCTAAATcattgtatgattttttttctctctgaggtCCGTCATAGATACATTTTTCtgctatttaaattttttttccttaaattttatatatttatactttgATAGCGTTGAAAACAGATCAGTCTGATCAGACAGATTTCAGTGTTGCACCAAAGTCATGATCTGTAGGGTACATTCATGTAGTATTCATGTGTGTCCACTCTGTGTGTTATtctgctgatgtttgtgttgacTGTAAATGTagattttgctgtgtttgtgtgtgtccgcTATCCCACAAAGTGCATTAGCTCATTTGAGTCTTGTCAGACAGCACTTctcaaacacagtgacacaaattGTTGGGGTGGGATGGCAGGGGGgtcggtgtgtgtttgtgtgggcgGGTGGTTAGACAGGCAAGTGGTCTGCATCATGATGGCCATGCGTCCACATTAGCAGCCCTCCCTCCgcagcccccacccctccaaTTAGGTTAGGAAAGTGCAATATCTGTCAGCAGAGGagtacaaatgtgtgtgtttttatcagcGTCGGGCCCCTCCGGCACAGAGGCCATAGCGAACTCCCACAATGCACAGCAGGGCAGGAGGGAGGTGcgggagatggggggggggggcggagcaAGCTGGTTTCAATCAGTCACTGCAGCCAATTGAATTACAGTGTGTTTTAGTGCAGTGGCCGACTCCAGACTAATGTGATTTCTGCAGCTCCCCGAAGATCAATTGATCAGGTCTAATTCACAGCCctcaaaaagagaaagacagagaagaagaaggagggtgTGTGTGGCGTGGGGGGTGGTTGTCTGGATGTTTTTCGGCGGTCTCTGGGATGTTTGATCGAGTGAAATGGGCAGATGGTTTGATTTTGTCAGCTGATTTTGGCCGTTGTGCCGGAATCAGGAATTaagagaagtgtgtgttttggcagcATCCATAAAAATCCATCAGAGGAGGACATGTaactgttgctgtgtgtgtgagaacatgCACTGATTTTCCTCCTACACACTGACATGAAGTCGAAAACATAACTAGagcaagagagaagaaaagacgatgataaaaaaaagtacagagaaAAGTCGAAATGGGAACGAGTAAacgacaagaaaaaaaaaagtcagatgaTGACTCTTGTTCGATGGAACTTTATCTGTTTAACACTGACAacgacagacagaaataaacactgAGGCTTCTGTATTTACTAATgagcacacgcgcacacacacacacaggtttcaGTTTTCAATTGCCTGATGGATGATAAAAGTGTGTAACGCCTGCGAACAGCACTTCCTGTGACAAACCTGCCGAAGGAGAAGACCTGCGGTTTATCTCACTGATAGGCCAGACTCCAGGAAACAAGTGTTGAGAACATCAGTGTCTTATTCTGTGctttaacacacactcacactcccccctttttgtttatcttattggcggggggggggggcagaggtaAACAAACAGTGCAGGACCCAGAATCCCCTGTACCTCTCCATGTCTGTCAGCCGTGAGGAATCCCGGAAACCTTTAGCAAACGGGTTGCTGTCAATCTTCAGTTTGGTTATCTGGGGAAACAGCAGGGGAGCGAAAACGGTCAGTTTGTGTCCTCTTCGTATTTATCCttctcttattttcttattaGTGAATGATGATCATTTTATGTCTCAACAGAGGTAAAATTTAACTTGTGTCACTTCTCAGTTTCCTCTTTGTACTGCTGTATAactgtcatttcatttatttgtttaaattaagCAGGTTCGAACTAAATTGGTGACCAAAGGTGTCACTCAATGtgaattgtgttgttttgaccCACTGTTGTGTTATCTTTTCTTGTTACTATGAGATAATTTCATAAATAGTCatttgtttgttaaaatgttgcataataatatgtaaaaattatataaaatccTGTCACTAATGAATTAGAGCAGCTTGTAACCTCAacatgttttactttgaaaaaacaactcaacactagtgacaatgaaaacaacacaaacacagagctaaaACAATCCTTTGTCTTGTGTAGTTTTTGTGGACACTGTGTAAAGCTGATTCAATTATTGTGTTGGTGTTTCATTCACCCAACCTGACCTTGCGATATTTAATTAGCTTTTTCAGAAAGAGTCCTTTCTCTCTGCAGAGGATCCTGATTGAGTGGAACTGAGTTTTTAAGGAGAGATCAGTCATGTATTCACAGATAATCTGGTTTTATTCTATTGAATtatagtttgtgttttgtgctgtttagtaataaatgtaattttctttttggttgTAGGAGCTTTCGCCCTGTATCAGCTGATCTTTTCTGAGGTCAAGGATTAACAGGAAGTCCTTAAATTGCTAAGAAAGAGAAGCATAAATTTGAACATCTACAAACCCACATCGACTGGACAAGCTCCATCTGCTAATGAAGACAGTCAAACCTCCAGAGTAGCTACATAATGGAGCTTTtagctgttttattgttttaaaattacATGAGAGAGAATCAGCAGCAAATCAAACATCCTGAGGAGAACCGAGCTGTCAGTGACTCACCAGCTGATTCTGATAGGCTGTGACGGCGGTGAAGACGGTCTCTACGAAGACGAAGGTGCGAAACTCCTCAGACTTGAGGTTGAGCAGCGAGGCGGTGTGGTCTTTTTTCTTGATGATGTGGACCCGAGGCTGGTACTTGTGCATGGAGTTGAGGATAATCTGCAGAGCATAAAATCACAATGAGTGAGGCAGGAAGACAAGAAAGGTCAATTTAAATGGTGTCTGGTGAAACCAGGGTCAACACATAATAATCCGAGTCTGTTCtgatgaaatgatttgaaatCTTCTAGATTTTTGTCATTgcgaaaaaaaataaaagaagaccTAAACTCACTGAACCAAACGCATTATCTTTGTATCCAAAAAGTAACCGAGGCCAGCTGTTTCAGGTAATCAAAgtctatttaaaaatgaaaataaatcctTCTGAccaattttaaagatttatgtCTTGAGCAGGTACCAGCAGGCTGAGGAGCCACAGGAGTTGGAAAATGGTGCCAGACGAACACAAACATCGAAACAGCTTGAATTAGGTCTTTTCATGGGAGTTACTGGCAGCGACACAAATACAGAACCAGCTTCCTTTTAAATGCACACTGTCAGTATATAAACTACTGACGTCAAACATTAAATagagaggatgaaaagaaaagtgttttgtctgaaatgtgACACAATGTAATAGAACTGAGGTCTGcatgtaaaaaatattattcCAACACTCCCAAAATAATATAAGAATAAACTTTTAATCTTATATTTAATATCACATTGATGTAAAATCCTTAAAGCgcctgtaaaataaaaaaacattataaaaaaaattgaaatttaaGGCAAATTCCATCTGCTGATGATGATATGATTGAAAGGTCTTTCCTAGCTACTAAAGAAAGATGTGGTGTTATGCTTTTTCAATAAATGAAGCATGTGCGctataaaaaatacaaataaataaatctgtgatAAATTTCTAGATAaatccacaagaaaaaaaacatatctaaattttaaatttgagctCTTCTACACTCAGTGTGAGacaataagctttttttttttttcagtgcttcCAGCTGTGATGTGAAATTCCCTCCATGCTAAAAGGTCAGACTGAATGAGAAAGTAAAGACGACAAatagaagggaaaaaaacataaaaaatatagaTAAACAATATGAAAGAgatgaaggacaaaaaaaaagaactgtggTAGGATGAAGGGAAACACAAGGTGACCGGAGAAttcagctgctgtcactgaagGACACTGTTGGTTCAATAAAATTTTGAAgagtaaacattttcattttgagtcAGCTAATGTTGACACCTTCTCACCTTCATGAATTAATTCATCCACATAGCTGCTTGTTTTTAACAATAAGTTTCAAATAAATTCCGAAGCACCAATCCTGTACTTTTGTGAATTCATGGAACTGATTTCAGTATCTTTCATTAAAATtggaaaattttatttaatttccagATAGATTATAATTTCACCAAAATATGATCAAAAAATGCCCCAAAACCCCTccatcaattaataaaaaaaataaaatcaaattaaaatcaaataaattaaagacaaTGCACTTTTTTGTATATGTTTTGTTACCTCTTTGTAaataattttaagaaaatattttttcagacaAATCCATTGAAATAATAATGACCTTATTTCTCAGGCTGTGTGCTGCAGTTATCTAATTCTTGGATaagaataaatgtttgtttatttctgtttcctgtgtgcttGTCACTGAAGGGAGGATTAAAAGAGCAATTTACTCCCCACAATAAGTTCCTTCCATTAAATCCTGACCGAGGAAAATCTTCCTGTCACTGAAACTTTTGAAATTTTACACTCAACCAGCACTTTTAAAAGCAGTTTGGTCAACATATCCAGACTTCACTTTGTTAAATCTTAACATTAAACTAGTCTAACTAGTCAAAAGTCATGCACACATTGTCATTTCAAACGCAGATTTAACTCAggattgtttaaaaatgttgaactccagcgaagaaaagaaacatgtatttatttagctgCTGCTTTGAGTCAATTCATGGAGCTTAGCTTAAAGTTTCATTAAAtttagctttgtgtgtttttttgttagaaattctgcaggaagaagaagaagaagatggaggagaagaagaagaagaagaagatggaggtggagaagaagaaggagaagaagaagatggaggaggagaagaagaagtagaagaagaagaagaagaagaagaagaagaagatgatgatggaggagaagaagaaggagaagaggaagatggaggaggagaagaagaagaagaagatggaggaggagaagaagatcgaggagaaaaagaagaagaagaagaagaagaagaagaaagagaagaggaagatggaggaggggaagaaaaaggagaagaagaagatggaggaggagaagaagaaggagaagaagaagatggaggaggagaagaagaagtagaagaagaagaagaagaagaagaagaagatgatgatggaggagaagaagaaggagaagaggaagatggaggaggagaagaagaagaagaagatggaggaggagaagaagatcgaggagaaaaagaagaagaagaagaagaagaagaagaagaaagagaagaggaagatggaggagtgCTCACATGTCCGTGTTGGTCCAGTTCGTTGTTGGTCAGTTTGACTTTCTCGAAGGAAACCATTTGTTTCATCAGCTGCTCTCCGGTGAACGGTGAGTCCGGGTGGACGTACAGCCTGccggggagaggaggagaggggagaaccGGAGAGGTCAGCAGGCCGAGGCCGGTTAGTTTAGCTGCAGTGTGGGGGGGTCTCAAACGGACCggttaaaaataaagacaattaaATTACAGAAGAAAGACACAACGGAGTCTGGAAACTGGGAGACACACAACTGCCTACTTCCGTGTCGTGGGGGGCAACAGGTGACATccagctctgattggctgacaggcCTTGGACACCAACGCTCCACGTCCAATCAACGCGCACGTTAAATAAACTCACTAACGGCTAACGTAGTCGCTTAGCAAcgttatttttaatttaaaattgtatttatttcgttttttttctttttgaaacgCAGTTttgtaaacaaagacaaagagagtcaattattattttcttatttttaattctttttttttttttggactatCAAACTACACGGGATAATCTTTAGTCAATGTGCGGTAACAGACATCtaataaaattgaaataaaacacgAAGAATTCCTCAAATTGTTCATATGTAAAGAGATTTCAATCATTTATTATTATCCTTGAGATTTATGTGTCTTACtctaaaaaacaaatgaaaacaaaccaattaAAGTAGCCTATatatgtgaatatatatatatatatatatataacaccAGCTTGAACTTGCTGCGAAAGAAATTTCCATTAAAATTATAAATCACCataagttattttttattttactctaacgtgttgggaaaaaaaacctattttcatataattaatttatttcctgtttcctatTTGCTGTACCTGGCGGGCAGAGGAGGGTCGGCCTTCCCGGCCACCAGCCAGGAGGAGCGGTGGTAGGCGTACCGGTACCGCTTGTTGTCCACCGGGACGATGTCCATCAACACGATGTACTTGGAGTCCTGATCCACCCCGGAGAAGGAGACACGGATGGTGGGGAACATCCTCCTGATTAAAAGGGACCAGggcaaattattattattattattattattattacagacATTATTTTTGCACGTGTGTTATAATTAGTTATCGTTAATAGATTCATATAAAACGAAGTAATCATGAAATTGCgtataaaagtaaataaataaataaataaaaaatcagtgaggacagaaaaaaaaaaaccccgaaaaataaagcaaacacaaaTCTGAACAGAAACCACAAGGAAAAACTCTAAGTTGAATTTCTTAtagtattattgttattatggtTAATTCTAATCAGTAAATATATTGGAAAGATTTCTGCAGGATTTTTCATTCAGCCTGTTCTTGACTCCCTCCATGTTGTTAAAACTGCACGACCTTTAATTTACACGTTGTGCAGGAGGAATACTTCATTTACAGGACCTGCAAATGCTTACAAATATTAAACATGCATCTCTCTGCgcacttttatttctgtggcctgttttgttttgtgtccgTTATGTCTAATTTCCAATTCACATCATCAATTACAGCGCTGTGATTTTCCAGATCCTTCAGGAAGCTTTCAAAGTCTGGGTCTGTGTGGATGCAGCTCAGCTTTGAGCCTGTTATCAAACCTTCGACTAACAGAATAATAAAGATCAGAGTGGCTCACTGGAAGCTTATTTCTAAATAACATCCATTGAAATCAATCAGAAAATGGGGCAGTGGTGCCGTTTACCTCCCGGACTTGGTGATGATCATCTCGGTGCCCAGCTCGTGGAATTTGTCCCACAGCTCTTTGGTCTCCAGGCTGCAGGAGATCTTCGCCATCTCCTCGCTGGGGATGCCGGGATTGGTGGGGATGAGCGGCTCCGTGCACACGGCGGGCGCGCTCCCGGTGAAGTCCCCGTGGCCGTCCAGGGAGGACAGATCAGCCAGAGCCTGCTGGTTACAGGAGGACTTCTCCACAAACTGCTCTGTGGTCGGTGGACACGGAGAcagagaaggacagacagacaagtgaGAAGGTGAGact from Echeneis naucrates chromosome 6, fEcheNa1.1, whole genome shotgun sequence encodes:
- the tbx20 gene encoding T-box transcription factor TBX20, with protein sequence MEYTSSPKPQLSSRANAFSIAALMSSGKPNKDKESEENTIKPLEQFVEKSSCNQQALADLSSLDGHGDFTGSAPAVCTEPLIPTNPGIPSEEMAKISCSLETKELWDKFHELGTEMIITKSGRRMFPTIRVSFSGVDQDSKYIVLMDIVPVDNKRYRYAYHRSSWLVAGKADPPLPARLYVHPDSPFTGEQLMKQMVSFEKVKLTNNELDQHGHIILNSMHKYQPRVHIIKKKDHTASLLNLKSEEFRTFVFVETVFTAVTAYQNQLITKLKIDSNPFAKGFRDSSRLTDMERESVENLIHKHSYARSPIRTYTGDEENLGEDGHSTHSRGSAFTASDNLSLSSWVSTTSGFSGFQHPQSLSAMGTGTASLPHPIQGSLPPYSRLGMPLTPTALAGTMQGSGPSFPSFHMPRYHHYFQQGPYAAIQGLRHSSTVMTPFV